CAGTcgcatattttaatttttagaattttaatttaGTATTTGATTAGTTTAAGATAGTTTTAACATTTCAAAATTTATTATACTATGGATTTTATTCTATTATTTAAATCATTCTCGATAATTCCACTGAGAATGATTCTCAGAATTTGTCCAATTTTGAAGTCAAAAAGCGTCGTCACTTTTCCATTACTGCTTGGtcggtaaaataaaataaaataaaataaatatatttaattaatatccccatatatatacaataatagCTACTTGGATACTAAAAAGTTTAAACCTCTCGAGGATTGGCTGTCACCATGTAAATTTTCTTTAACGAAATAATTACTAATAATCACAAAGGCAACAATTATGAATGACCTCTCGATTTTCACCATTTTCGTACTTCTCAAGGAGACATAATTAGTATTAATTTACTCCGGCAAAAACATTTTACACtatttctgtcttcatctcaaatataaaaattacatttcattttcatttgtgtatttttttttcatataaaaATAAGGATAAGATTAGAACCTCTCAAATCGCCATTTATTTTGTTCATATTCTGCTCACCAaatatgttgatatctgttTCCAATTTCGGGACGACAACCATCTATTGAAtagaattttttatatatttcattATTACCAATAGAAGAATATCACATTATTAGTTGATACAGGGATTGACATGGTTAgtgaacaaataaataaatatatatatatatatatatatatatatatatatatatatatatatatatatatatattaaaaccaCATATTTCAATCGTTGTCTTTTACGTAATTTCCATGGAAATGAATAGGCAATGTTTGAGAAAAATCTCAGGTACTGAAATTTGAGGACACAAAGTATTCATGGCCTCAGATTTGCGCTGATTTCTTGACAAAATAATATGATTTCCATATCCTGTCCTATTCAACGgtcaataagaaaaataaatcaacatcttcttttagaaaaaaaatatgtgtgagacagtctcagagatcgaatttgtgagacggatctcttatttgaatcatccatgaaaaagtataatttttgagtgagtctcatgtgagaccgtctcacggatcctaatctgtgagacggatcaaccttaccttattcacaatagaaagtaatactcttaacataaaaaataatattttttcatggataacccaaataaaatatccgtctcacaaatacgatccgtgaaatcgtctcacgcaagtttttgtcataattttttatgctaaaagtattactttttattgtgaatatggtagggttgacccgtctcacagattagtatccgtgagacggtctcacatgatactcactccttattttattattttattacgtTGATGAATGGAATCCATTTACAgcataaacatacaaaatttAAGAGTACAATcacaaagattttttttttgaaaacacGTTATATTCTCTATATTAATAAAAGATGTACACGTGTTGTATGtgttattataattatttttaatttgatcactaaaaaattaacaaaaaattattttcaatttaaaagagTTATTCGATTTAAAAGGAAAGTTGtatttagatttttttatataaaatatagagTGAATTGATGAGATTTTTATTAAGATATAAAtgataattatgaaattaaagtTATTCTAATAATTTAAagtttattaatataataaagaTACCTTCTACAACAGTCTAATATCTTCTTTTTtatgtataaattaattaatattttatctaGTGCATCTAATTGGGTGACACGACGTGGCCGCCCCCTACTAACAATCGGAGGGAAGAccaaaaaaaattggaaaaaaacaAGCATTTAGGGTACTATGTAGGGTTTCCACCAAATAAATTCTGGTATTTTATTCGTAACTTCTTCTTGAAAATTgtttactttattttggggcttGTCTGATCAAGGAGTGgaattgttttaaataaaataaatatatattaaatatttatctaTATACATTTTTGGGGATTAAATATATTACTCAAATTCAAATCCATGTTGGTTTATGCTCTCGAAGAGTTGCGGCTGCACGAAACTCTTAGCTCCTACTGATCTATACGTAGGTTTTCCACTGTCAATATTCGTAGTACTTAAGTGTGTGTCATCACTCCCAATCCCATCGACTATACATTAATTTCCCTTTGGCCAAGGTATTCGGTGATATACCATAACAGCTCGAGTCATAGATGAACCGTGAAATTAAATGGATAGCTTAAATTAGAGTCAATATGCAAACTATTTTTTTAGCAGTCGGGCATGAGATTAATCAGGTTATGTTTTCCCCGGGCAATCGGGAGCCCGGGCTCTCGTGCAAGCTCCCGGGAACTTTTACCGAGGCTACATCGAGAAGAGCACCACGCTCAAGTGTATCAGTATGAGCTATCTCATGCTTGACAATCATTACAGTCAGAACTACATGGGTTTGATGTGTCAAGGAAGTCATCAAGAACATGGTATATGCCGCCACCTTACCATATTTAACAGGTGGACACTGAAAACTAGGTAATCATATGATTTCCTCCTATAAATAATAGGTATACATCTCATTTACGGATTCTGGTATTTTTGGTATCTTCGAGTATTCACATATATTCTCACAAATATTGCCCTTGTTCTTCATCGTCAACTTGTTGACTTAACATCAGaatggtcacgccggacacccttcAGCGTCCATTCACTAGTTCATCTTCTTGCAGGTTACAGTCGCaacaaccctattatacataGATATATCTTCCCTTGCTCATTTTTCTTAAACACAAAAAACTCTTATCAGATCAGGTGGATTGTCACAATCCAACTTACCCGATTTACCCGGATCACATCAGTATGTGACTACATTATTCTAACATCTACATAGATAATACAGACACACCGAAAAATCCCGAATTTTATACCGATATatagtttcaaaataaaaataaaaataaaaaacatacaTGTATAAGCTAAATATTGTGAAAAGCGAtcttaaaaagaaataataATGAGCTGAAATTAAGTCCAAGGGATCCTCTGAAACTAACATATATAGCCCATGCTAGCGCATGAAACCATGCGCTAAAGGCGTGCGGGAATGCACACAGATTAGTAGAAAATGCTGGATCACTCCTTACTAAGCAATAGTTTTAAGTAcatgttttattattatttatgtgcTAAAAAAGAACTGAATGTTGGCGTAAGCAGACAGACTCCATTGGGATGTGGAATTTAAATGACTCAGTTCCCACATTCCAGGTCACCTAGCTAATTAACCCAATAATTGTCTATCATCTCATCCGTattcaatatattatttaaatatgtgcAAATCCACAAGCTTTTTAAAAGGGGTTCATTTTAGACATTTAGTGAAAATTATGGATGAGATTTGAAAATCTTGTTTTGCTTcatgtaaaaatttgtgtgagacgatctcacgagtcgtatttgtgatacagatattttatttgggtcatctatgaaaaaatattactttttatgctagaaGTATTACTTTCTGTTATGAATATGAAtaaggttgacccgtttcacataTTAAGATCTGCGAGACGGTCTCCACTTTTTGCTTTAATAGCAGGATTTGCTGCATTATTTTCAGGATATATCAAGCTAACGATCCTCCAATGGCGATGGGGAGAAATGAGAGAAGCTAGGCCGGGTTAAGGGGACAGCAGATTGTAAGGGGAATGAAACACACAAAATGTTTCCAAAGAAAACAACAAGATTTTTAGTATATTACAGCAGACGACGAGCCCATAATCTTTTAAAGTTTAAAGTCGTCGTTAATGAAgtgtgcatatatatatatatatgaataagTTTAGGACAATCCCGATGCTCGCCGAATAAATTGTGTGTATTTTGAATGAATATTTATTAATTGGATTTGTTGGGAGTGTTGTCTGAAGATGAGGTGAGGCACACCCGACCCGATTAGAAAGCTAGCTTCCTTTCCCTAAATAGGTGTCCCGAGACGACAATTCTTGCGGATAGGCATCGAATACTTCCCTACCCAATGGTCACTTCCTAGGTATGCGTGTCGACTGCACATAAATTGCtctattttatttgttttttcccTGGGTTTGAAGAAAACTATATAGAAAAAAAGACCAAAAATATTGCCACCCATTGATTTTATGGACAAACTACTTTCAAAATCTTTTTTCTGTTATCCCAATTAAGGGGGCGGAGTATTCGAATTCGAGCTCGAACTCAAGTCATTACGAGAACAATTTTATTTCATCGCTTCTATGTTGTTCgaaaaaattagttttaaaaTCTTATTTGATTTATCTTTAAAATCAGGTTGTTCTGATATGTTTTATTTTGTCTCAAATCTATGTTTGTATTCTGCAACACGTGACTTGATTGATGTATCTTTTAGTAATAAGtgttattattaattataattatagttAAATTAATACTTGATCAAATGACATTCCTTTTGTTGCCAttcttggcttaaaaatgtttgttttttttctaTTATTAACTAGGCTTAAAAAATTATGTGGCAAATGGCTTAAATCTTCTTAATTTATGTAATATCTTAATTTCGAGTCTTTGAATTGAGGGTATGTTAAAAACTTGTGTGTCACTATCTCACATGTCGTGTTTTGTgaaacaaatatcttatttgggtcatccatgaaaaaatattactctttatgctaagagtattattttttactgtgaatatcgatagaattGACCCGTTtcaaagataaagattcgtgagactgtctcacaagagacatattcTAAAAGTGCAGGCTATGAAAAATTCCATTAGGAATCCAACCAATTTGATCCAAATTTTCATAGAATATAAGTATTCATAAAATTGGATGAACGATATTCCTttataaatacataaaaaaaaacaattgaaTGAATTgcctttttttattaaaaaaataccaATTGGATGAATGactaaaggaaaaagaaaaaattgcGATTGGATAAAAATTGGGAGTGCCCAAATTTTCATTCTTTACTCATTATCTCCACCTCCTAtccaataaaaaaatttaaataaataataaaacgtgatttgaaataagtaatttcaagaataatatataattaattacattATTGCATCGAATACAAAATAAAACCCAATATCAGCCAATGACAATATTTCCCTTTCATTACCAAatgattaaaaattatttagtaTCTTTCCGATTATATTTTAactatagcataaataacaagATTTCCCATAATATTACATAATTTAAAtagattatatttaatttacatGAATTCAGTacatttgaaatatatatgtatacaaaaTTCAAGTTCTAGGAAATAAATTAGAATTattaaaaagaaagaaaaaacttAACAAATGAAGTGGTCCACACGTGCCAGTCACGCATGCCATTTTCCTTCCCACTATAAATAAACCCAAGCCAATCATATAGCAAGCGCAGATATCTCCACTCCTAGTTGTTGCGTGTATTCTTCCATTCTCTCCCGCTTCTTTTTTGATAAATACATGCTATTTTTACTATGAAGGAAGCATTATATTCGCATATAGTAGCCATGTCGGGTGTATTCAGGGGAATGTTGTAAGAAAGTTTGTTCTTTTATTCTAAGGTGCCACTTAAATTTGGAGATAAAAGAGAGAAACATAGggaaaaaatggagagaaataaGGAAGTGAAGGCGTCGAAATTCAAGAAGATTTGTGTGTTCTGTGGGAGTAGCCAAGGCAAGAAGACCAGCTATCAAGAATCCGCTATTGAGCTGGGCAAAGTCTTGGTACATGCATTTAGTTTCTCCCTTCCTTTTTTTTCTCATTGAAGTGTGTTTATTTCTGTATTTAAGAAAATGTTGTGTTCGACTTCGAATGAAAGTTTGTTCAAATTCTTGTTATTTGCATCTTTCGTTGTTTTACTTATGTTTTTTACATGGGTTTTTGCAAGAAATTGTTTCCATCATTTCGGAATGCTGTGTCTCTGCTCTCGAAATTCTTTATGGCGTTTAGCTTTTGGGAATCCTAATTTTTCACCCCACCGGTTGGTTTAAATAACTCGAACTCGATATTTTGAGGTCATCTGCTCTAAAAATGAGACGGGGAAGATTAGATCTTTGTGCTTTTAGTGTAGACACTCCGCATGTCATGTTACTTTCATCTACAGGTCTCTCTCAATTTTTTTCCAATGGAAATCTTGTTTTCTTCCTCGAATGGATAAGAACCCCAACATACGATCGTACTATATGAAGTACTCTCCCCTACTGTATTAGCCTCCATGTCTGATACAGAATAATTTTTTCTCCTTTTTTACGATGTCGAAGTTATGATAAATGTCCGATTTTTGAAGAGAGGGTGGTGGGCGGCTAGCCGGCAACTGTACATAAAATTATACTCGGTCAAATTAAAAAGTTCGCTCGTACGTAAGAAAACAAACTTCATTTTTGCTCTGGTCTGACGTGTTCACGTGTTCTTAGGTTTCTAGGAACATTGATTTGGTGTATGGAGGAGGCAGCATAGGACTTATGGGTTTGGTTTCACAAGCTGTTCATGATGGCGGCCGGCATGTCATGGGGTATATGCTTCTTTTAATCAGTTAATAATGGTGAAGTTTCTGCTTAATTCTTCACTTGAATGATTTTTTTGTCATGTTATTGTCTCCTTATGCAGGGTGATTCCCAAGACGCTCATGCCTCGAGAGGTTTGTCTGCTACGGTTAAAATGTCTTTGGGCTTTTTTCCGGTTTACATAATTTATTTACAACTTTTTTTAGTTTGAATGCTTTCTAATAAGACCGATGATGGGGAAGATAAAATGATTTTCTTTTCTGTTTTTTCATGTTTTCGGCAACCGTAGTTTCTGCTTCTCAGTCTCAGGGTGTACTGTTTGATTGGTTGAATATGTTTCTCTTGGATGGCAGCACTTTTCTTGATCCATAATGGACTAAAAGCTCGTTATGTCTTGAATATTGATCGACATATGAGCCTGTTTGCTCTGCATTTCTTTCATCTGCTTTTAATTTTTGTTCCTTGATTCTGACCAAATACAAGCCATTTGGTTCTTGGTTGGTGGTTGCACTGCAACGTCTACTTAAATCTGTcgatcaaatgaaaaataaccAAATGGCTCTGTGCATTAACGTCTACTTTAACGTCTACCAAATACATATGCTTTTAAATGGAAAAGATTTAAGTCCAAATGGTTGCACTTTAAAGCAAATGAAAAAGAACCAAATGGCTCTCCATTAACGTCTACTTTAACGTCTACCAAATTCATATGCTTCACTCCAAACGTCTACTTTAACGTCTACCAAATACATATGAGCCTGTAGACGAAAATGATTTAAGTAGACGTTGTTTCACTGCAACATATGACTACATTCCGACTCCAAATATTTTCTCGAATTTTCACATATCTGATTGTTCTGCTCTGCTACCTATGGCTCTTGTTTCTGTAATTCAAATTTACAACTGGCCCTGAAATTGctgattttgaattttattgcttCTGCAAAACCACCCATTATTGCTTCACTGCAAAAAATGCTCAGTATTCAACATGCAAGTGAACTCTTCCTTTCTTTTTCAGCTTTATCAACAATTTTGGTTAATGAGAATGAGTATCCTTTTGCAGTTAACTGGTGTAACAGTGGGAGAAGTGAAGGCTGTTGCAGATATGCACCAAAGGAAAGCAGAAATGGCTAGgcattctgatgcttttattgCGTTGCCAGGTTGGTGTCAAACCCTTTTGCCATTTAGAAACCATTGCACAAACTTCATTGTAGTTTGAAGTTTTCCATCTCTCTCATTTCTTGGTCTTAAAAGTTTGTACAATGGCTTCTAAATGCATCATTTTTTTCCTTAAATGAATTATAAAGGTAGCAAATGCCACTAATGGGATTGAATTCTTGTTCTTTACTGTTTTCATCTGCAAAATATTTGTTAAACATAGAACCAAAGAAGTGCAGTACAGCTACCAACTCCTAGTCAATTTATAAGTTATGACACAAACAATTGTTCTGTGTAACATAAAATGTAACAAGAtagaaaaatattacaaatgtTTTAAACGAGCAGAAGAAACTCCTATTGATTATAAGAGAGTAAGATACTTCAAAAAATAGACTAAATTACATGTTTTTATAATAGGAATCGTTATCGATGgatataaatgttttttttattgaaatcgTACTTTTTGGCTATTCTCGATATCAAGAACTTGGTCCAGGAATTTAACATATGCTATAAATGAACTATTTTGATGCAAACAGGTGGCTATGGAACTCTTGAGGAATTGCTTGAAGTGATCACATGGGCTCAACTTGGAATCCATGATAAACCGGTACTTTATTTCCTGATATGCCATAGATTCATTGATATATATTATTCAGATATCAGAAACTTCATATCATTAAAGAAAATAGAACGAATAAGAACTTGATCAAATCCCACAGAAAATTTGTAAGTGCTATCGAATATTTGCAGGTAGGATTGCTAAATGTGGATGGATATTATAACTCATTACTGTCGTTCATCGACAAAGCCGTGGAGGAAGGATTCATTAGTCCAAGTGCGCGCCATATCATTGTCTCTGCACCTAATGCAAAGGAACTTGTCAAAAAATTGGAGGTAGTAAACTGTTTTCCTTGATAAATCCAGCATAAGGattagataaattaaatatcccCCGTTTTTCAAGAATATATCGACTAATAAAAAGCATTCACAAGGTGGAATTTGTTTAAATATAAGGATGTCTTACAGGATTATGTACCTCGACATGAAAGAGTGGCCTCAAAACATAGCTGGGAAATGGAGCAGCTGGGCTATTCTCAGATATACGATCTTTCGAGATGAAAACAATGGATTTTCTGGATACTATCCCTCCACAGTTAGATCATGCGAATGGCCACTAAAAGAAGTTGACTCGCGATTTCGAATTTTTGTAGGAGGGGAAATCTTATCTTGTAAAGTTTATGGCCTGACCATGTGATAACTCTCTTAATACAGCTTCATATGGAAACTCAGTTCCCTCTATTTTCAAGTTGTAACTGGTCTACCAGATTGAATGCATGTCAATATTAATCCCATTCCCCGCCACTAATGACTTCAATCTTTTGTCATGTCAAGATTTCATCTACAGAAGATGTTCATATTTATTCTACTTTGACCAATTGGAAAGAAATCTCGAGGACAAAGTTGCAGGTCAGACAGATCATGCCCTTTGATGAATGGATGCCACTGCCATTTTTATGTTTCCCTTGTGAAAGTTCTGTAGGAGAACATTGTCATCgtcttattttaatttttttttctaagaaACCAACGCACACAAAAGAAATAATGAAAACTAGCAAGACAAAGTTGGGGCGTAAGACGCTATCCTTAAGAAGTACCTCATTAATCCAGTTGGGATAGATAATATTAATGCTAATAGTGTAAATGTGACAAATATAGATCATTACTTTAACATGTTTATGGTAGCTTGAACTCATCCCAGAAAGTTACCGGCAAGTTATGTCGTCTCACAAATTGACTCGTAAGACTGTCTCGCATattttttgtgttattttatgGATTTTCACAAATACACACTACAAGAATAAATGCTTATGGTGACATTCataaatgtcatcatattcaatatttagtgGCATTTAAGTTTTAGTGACACCTCCAACAAATGTCCTTTATTTCAATATCGTCTTAAAGATCTTATATTGCTTGCACgtgattttatgttttcaaGCAATCTGCACCAAAGATAAGCTCATTTAGTCATGGTTTTGGGCCAAATTGTTTACACAATTTAGTTGGATCTGAAAAATCTTAGGGTGAATATCTTTCATGTCCAAGTCCAACAATGAATTGGACTTTGtctaatatcaaatcaaacattCCAATTTTTGCTCGGCCATTTACTCTCTCTGTGTGTGAATGGAATACACTGTTGTTTCTTTGACGTTTTggaaatattaatttattattaagaCAATCTTCA
This is a stretch of genomic DNA from Primulina eburnea isolate SZY01 chromosome 11, ASM2296580v1, whole genome shotgun sequence. It encodes these proteins:
- the LOC140804964 gene encoding cytokinin riboside 5'-monophosphate phosphoribohydrolase LOG1-like, yielding MERNKEVKASKFKKICVFCGSSQGKKTSYQESAIELGKVLVSRNIDLVYGGGSIGLMGLVSQAVHDGGRHVMGVIPKTLMPRELTGVTVGEVKAVADMHQRKAEMARHSDAFIALPGGYGTLEELLEVITWAQLGIHDKPVGLLNVDGYYNSLLSFIDKAVEEGFISPSARHIIVSAPNAKELVKKLEDYVPRHERVASKHSWEMEQLGYSQIYDLSR